DNA from Larimichthys crocea isolate SSNF chromosome XIII, L_crocea_2.0, whole genome shotgun sequence:
AACCTGTTTCAAATGTTCCCACCCAGTCCAGATCTTACAGAACCCAGTCCTGACCGCTGCAGGACTTGTGCCGTGGTGGGAAATTCTGGCAATCTGAAGCGATCATATTATGGACCTCTCATAGATTTGCATGATGTCATCATAAGGTAAATCCAACAGCTATAAAAAGTCAACATTCAAGCAGTCTTCACATGTATTTCTGTTGAGGACAGTGACGTTTCCCCTCTGTATTACGTAGAATGAATGGTGGTCATACCAAAGGCTATGAAAGAGATGTTGGGACCAGAACAACTCATCATATCATGTATCCAGAGAGTGCTGTGGACTTAGACAACACCACTCATCTTGTGCTGGTTCCATTCAAGATACAAGATCTTGAGTGGCTGATGAAGGCCTTCACCACGGGGTTTTTTGGAGAGTGAGTCATACCTGTAGACTATGAACATTTGTCCCTAGTATGTAGAACTAAAGAGTTCAATATCAAAGTTACTACAAGCAGCTTTTAACTGGTCATGAAACTGTCTTCTGTTAGTGCAGCAAATCAGCGAGATCGACTATTTCTGTGAGTTGTCTGGCAAAATAGCAGAGGAGGTAGAGCTGGTCATCCATTGAGCACAAGGTTGACAGTTTAAACCTTATCTCTTTTCGGCcacatgtcgaagtgtccttgggcttGGCACTGAACCCCAGATTTCTCCAGATGGTCAAGCCAGGACCCCGCATAGTAGCAGCCTTTTACACATCATCGTGTGTATTGTAAATGCagccatttaccatttacacaaatttgatttaaataaatccaCACTGCTTTGACACGATTTCAGTCCTGGTTGATTTGATGACACCTAGTTACCACAGGAGACAGAATTCTGGAGGCAACAATAGAAATTAAGAAGTCAGGCCATAATTGGCCTTTCCCATCATTCTGTGAGTAACCATGATCTGATTTTATGCTGCGCATGGCATGAGTCTGCAAACAGTAAAAGTGAAAGGAGTTGGTGTCCTTGCTGAGAAGTTTGAGTTGTGTAGCCTGTCGCCTGTAGCTCTTCATCTAACTGCTCACTATGGCTGCctgtaatatttcaaactgatcCGCTGTCAAGGAAATGCCCCAAATGAccattgtcttgttttgtggAGGCATTTTTGATGAATGATAGCAGTAAGTGTCAAGCTCACTGacaaagacatttcatttcCGTTGACTACTTTTAGTTGCATAATTTATTGTGAAACTGCAGCAGTAGTGTTTGGTTTGCATTATCAGTAACCCACCCGTTAGCTCAGTAGGTAGAGTGTGCGCCctatgtacaaaggctcagcaATTGCCACAGTGGCTTAGGGTTCGAATCCGGATAATAGATAATTAAAGTTAGTTCCCCGGAACCATGAATATACCAATCCAATCCATCTGCCCATCTATCCTGTAGATTTTGAGATAATTTATTCAGCTGATAAAATTATAGACCACTTTCAGGTGTTTTGCTTCGGTCTTACAACCAGTAAGTTCATAGGTTGCAAAGCAAGTCTATGCATATACATAATTACCTCTGCAAACACAAGCAAAGGTAATACATGCAAGTCTCAGTTTGATCACTGCTCATTGTGATCCAAGGCTATTTGAGTTACAGTCTATAGCTAAAGCTGGATTTGGATTACCTTTCTAAAGGAGGTCATCTTTGAACATGAAACATCTTGCACATATTTCTAGACATTTTTTATCAATTCTTCTGCGACAATAAGCACAGCATTAGTGTATTTTCCTTGCTCTCCTAGGGTGACTGGAAGCCCATGACTTTTTGTGAAATTGGACCTAACTGTTCAAACTGAATTTCCACTAAGAAAAAAAGCCAGGTTGAAGGACTCAGCCTGTGCTTATATAACCAGTCTTATGATGTAAAACAGCAATTAAACTTCTGCAACCCTCTTGTCACAACTGACTGCTAATCACAACTAAGTCACTAAGCAGTGTATTTATACACTTTAACATTCATGCTGGATAATCATACAGCACAGATTCCTAATGCAAACATTGAGCACAAATGCAATATGTAGTGTGCCCGTTCATGTATGGCAAAAACGAATGAGACTGGAGATCATGTCCTGTCTCTTTGTTAAACCATGACAATAGAAGAGAGGGAACACATCCTACCACCATTATTCTGCAACATACCATGTAAGCTGTTGCCTAAATGCGCCGTTCATCTCTATGAGGCTTCAGTGCAGAGACAGCGATATGAGAAACAGCCTCAAGATGCTTCTAATAATCTTCGATCTAAGACGTGTTGAGGGATAGACTTCCATGCCAGTTTGAGCGTATAGGGACCGCCATATATGAGGGCTCGTTAGAGCGGAGGTGCAGGTGTCTGAAATTTGTTAGTAATGAGAACAAATGAGGCTCATCCACGAACTTGATAGCAATTTCATTGGGTGAAAGTTTAACTCTAACTCATCTTGGATTAGGCTTTCATATTAATCGTATTCATCTCTGCTTtagttttcttttgaaatgcCTATTATATCATGTTTAATGACAAAGATGTTTGATTCTtgagtttgacatttcattGGATTTTCATCAGGTCATACATGCCAGTAAAGTCAAACATCAAAGCTAACAAGGATTTGGTGAGTATTGTTTTGGACACATTCAACAAATTTTATTGactgcaaaaacacagaaaaatcagtttaaatgctTTTTCTGATTCATAACAGGTGATGGTGATCAATCCAGCTTTCATGAGGTATGTTCATGAAAGCTGGCTGGAAAATAAAGGCGGGTATCCATCCACAGGCTTCATGGCTTTGGATCTTGCCCTGCATATTTGTGATGAGGTAAGTTTACTTTGTAAGTGTCACCAGTGCTACACACTAATGATTGACAAGTGGATACAAATAACTGATGACTAATGGGGAAAGTGTGTAAGTATACAAGTATGTGTCATATAATGAGATTTTTAAGCTGGCTTTTACAATGTTGTGAGTTTCTAAAAGAAGTCCTCCAAACCATGATGTCCTCCAGGACAAACCTAAAATGCAACCGCAACCTAAAATGATTTAGAAAATTGATCTGTCACCTTTATAATGAAAATCAGGTTAGACTCAAGTTACACACAAAAACTACTTGGATAAAGGATATATTTGGATTGCTTCAAGTCTTtacttgaaaaagaaaaagacctTTATGAACTTTCTGTTGTCATCCCAGGGAGGGCAGTCTTCACTGAATGAAGCTTCTTCACTCCTTTTAGACGTGAAACCAATACGATAACAGCTTGTGTAGTTTGATTGTAATGGCAATCTGTCATACATGTAATTCAGTTAGTTATTATATGTTTATTCTTGTTTTCCCAGGTCCATGTGTTTGGCTTTGGAGCAGACAAAGATGGAAACTGGAATCATTATTGGGAAAACCTAACagacaaaaatctaaaaactggACTACATCCTGGGACCCATGAGTATGACATTATCAAGAAGC
Protein-coding regions in this window:
- the LOC104928578 gene encoding CMP-N-acetylneuraminate-beta-galactosamide-alpha-2,3-sialyltransferase 1-like produces the protein MLVKGRLEFAKHPGFSTSTNPCACEKCLSEDDPWFMQLFNRSVKPFLSSEDNLSEDAFNWWKNERRNFGVYNKTVDNLFQMFPPSPDLTEPSPDRCRTCAVVGNSGNLKRSYYGPLIDLHDVIIRMNGGHTKGYERDVGTRTTHHIMYPESAVDLDNTTHLVLVPFKIQDLEWLMKAFTTGFFGESYMPVKSNIKANKDLVMVINPAFMRYVHESWLENKGGYPSTGFMALDLALHICDEVHVFGFGADKDGNWNHYWENLTDKNLKTGLHPGTHEYDIIKKLAEKQKLKLW